GCGGCATGGCCCCCGAGGTGCTCGGCGCCCTCCACGACGACCTGCTGGTCGCCTGCGTCGGCCCGGTCACCGCGCTGCCGCTCCAGGCCCGGGGCATCGAGACCGTCCAGCCCGAACGCTTCCGGCTCGGCCCGCTCGTCCAGCTCCTCTGCGCCCAGCTCCCCGCCCGCTCCCGCACCCTGCCGGTCGCGGGCCACCAGATCACCGTGCGCGGCCACGCGGCGCTCGTCGACGGGGCGCTGCGCCCGGTGCCCCCCGCGGGGATGGCCCTGCTGCACGCGCTGACCCGCCGCCCCGGCTGGGTGGTCTCCCGCGCCGACCTGCTGCGGGCGCTGCCCGGCAGCGGCTCCGACGAGCACGCCGTGGAGACCGCGATGGCCCGGCTGCGCTCCGCGCTCGGCTCGCCCCGACTGATCCAGACGGTGGTCAAGCGCGGCTACCGGCTGGCCCTGGACCCGGTGGCGGACACCAAGTACGGCGACTGAGCCCGGACTCCGCGCGGCACGGCGCCGAGCACCCACGACCCCGGCGCGCGGAGCCCGTACGGGGGCCCGGGCGCCAAAAGGCCGTGCGGAGGCCGGGGGTAGCGTGCCGGGATGACCGACGCACCGTACCCGCTCTCCGCCGGCAGATTCCTGCGCCCGACCACCGCCTCCGACGCCCCCGCGCTCGCCGGCGCGCTGCTGCGCAGCCGTACGTACATGGCCCCCTTCGAACCGGTGCGCCCCGACAGCTTCTACACGCCCGAGGGCCAGGCAGAACGCCTCGCCGGCCACCTCGCCGCGGGAGGACACGCCTGGGTCGCCGTCGACGAGGAGGACCGGGCGGTCGGCTCCTTCACCCTCTCCGGGGTGGCCCTCGGCGCGTTCCGCAGCGCGGTCTTCGGCTACTGGGTCGCGGTCGAGCAGGCCGGCCGGGGCCTCGCCACCGCGTCCGTCCGCCGGATCTGCGAGCTCGCCCGCGACGACCTCGGGCTGCACCGGGTCGAGGCCGGCGTCCTGCTGTACAACACCGCCTCGCGGCGAGTGCTGGAGAAGAGCGGCTTCGAGGAGTTCGGCCTGGCCCCCAAGTTCCTGTACATCGACGGGGAATGGCGCGACCACCGGCTCTTCCAGCGCATCCTGCACGACGAGCCCCCGCAGCTCTGACACAGGCACCCCGCGTCCGACCGGGTCCCGGTACGCGATCGGGGCGCCCCGCCTGATGCGCACCGGCCCCCCGTCGCGTACGGTTGACGGCTGCCCAACGCACGTCAGAAAGGGGCCTCGGTGGCCGCGCAGGATGCCGCTGTCGATTCTCTGCGGGACCGCGAGATCGGTGTCGAACAGGATCATCTGGACCGGGTCTACGACCGCCTCGAAGAGAAGATCGACGAGGCTCAATTCCTCATGCACGACGCCGTCAAGCGAGGCCAGGTCGGTACCCCCGGCGCCCTCGCCGAACGGGACGCCCAGGTGTTCCGGGCGGGCATTCACCTCAACCGGCTGCACAACGAGTTCGAGGACTTCCTCTTCGGCCGCGTCGACCTGCTCCTCGGCAAGGACGGCGAGCGCGGACCCGACGGCGCCTTCACCTCGGTCGAGCCCGCCGACGAGGCCG
The DNA window shown above is from Streptomyces sp. NBC_00247 and carries:
- a CDS encoding GNAT family N-acetyltransferase, with the translated sequence MTDAPYPLSAGRFLRPTTASDAPALAGALLRSRTYMAPFEPVRPDSFYTPEGQAERLAGHLAAGGHAWVAVDEEDRAVGSFTLSGVALGAFRSAVFGYWVAVEQAGRGLATASVRRICELARDDLGLHRVEAGVLLYNTASRRVLEKSGFEEFGLAPKFLYIDGEWRDHRLFQRILHDEPPQL